GGTTTCAGTGATCTTCAGTTCGACGAAGTTCGGCGGCTGCACGAAGATCGGCTCACCGTTCCACAGGGTGACCACGCAGGACTCTTCGCCCTTCAGCCACTTCTCGGCGCCGCCCATGCCGGCCTTGGTGGCCTGGACCTGCTCGAAGGATTCCGGGTCCATGAAGTGCCAGTACTCGCCATCGCTGTACATGAAGTTCATGTCGGTATCGACGACGTCGGCTGCATCCAGCGAGTCGGTCGACTTCATGGTCACTTCCTGGGTGCGGCCGTCCTTGATCAGGCGGTACTTCACGCGGGTGAAGGCCTGGCCCTTGCCCGGCTTGACGTATTCGGTGTCGATGATGACGGCCGGTTGGTTGTTGACCAGGATCTTCATCCCGTTCTTGACGTCGTTCATGCCGTAGCTGGCCATGCGTAAACTCCTGAGTGGCAAAAACGCCGCGGGTGCGGCGAGCCGTTAGAATGGAAAGCCCACCGGATGCCGGTGGGCGACTGTTTTTCTGCCCCCATGATAACCGCAGGCCCCCTCTCCATGCAGCTTTCCGCCTTCCCCCGGCCCCAGTCGCCAGGCGCGCCCGCGCGCTGGCAGCAGCTCTGGCGCCAGGCGCTGCGCGACCCGCAGGCCCTGCTGGTCCGGCTGCAGCTGGACCCGGCCGCGCTGGGCGTCTCGGAGGCGGCCGTGGCCCAGTTCGCGCTGCGCGTGCCGGAGGGCTTCGTGGCACGCATGCGCAAGGGTGATCCGGCCGATCCGCTGCTGCGGCAGGTACTGCCGATCGACGAGGAAATGCGGCCTGCGCCCGGGTTCAGCTTCGATGCGGTGGGCGATGGCGCGGCCAAGAAGGCCACCGGCGTCATCCAGAAGTACCGCGGCCGCGCCCTGCTGGTCGCCACCGGCAGCTGCGCGATCAACTGCCGCTACTGCTTCCGCCGCCACTTCGACTATGGCGCGGAAAACGCCGCCAAGGGCGGCTGGCAGGAGGCCGTAGCCGCCATCGCCGCCGACCCGGACATCGACGAGTTGATCCTGTCCGGCGGTGACCCGCTGTCGCTGGCCACGCACAAGCTGGCCGAGCTGACCGACGCCCTGCGCGCGATCCCGCATATCCGCCGCCTGCGCATCCATACCCGTCTGCCGATCGTGCTGCCGGAGCGCGTGGACGAGGAACTACTGGCCTGGCTGGGCAGCCTGCCGTGGCCGCTGGCGATCGTGGTCCACGCCAACCATGCCAATGAATTCGATGCCAGCGTGGACGCGGCGATGGCGCGCCTGCGCGGCACCGGCGTCCAGCTGCTGAACCAGGCGGTGCTGCTGCGCGGGGTCAACGACAGCGTGCAGGCGCTGCAGGACCTGAGCGAGCGCAGCTTCGCCGCCGGCGTGCTGCCCTACTACCTGCACCAGCTGGACCGGGTCGAAGGCGTGGCCCACTTCGAAGTGGATGATGCCCAGGCCAAGGCCCTGGTTGCCGGGTTGACCGCGCGCCTGTCCGGTTACCTGGTTCCCAAGCTGGTGCGCGAACTGCCGGGCGACCCGAGCAAGCGGCCGCTGTAATCCGGGGGCGGGGTCAGAGCCCCGACTCGATCATCCGTACCACTTCAGTAGCGGTGACCGGGTGGCTCAGCCAGTAGCCCTGCCCCAGATCGCAGCCACGCTGCGCCAGCAGCTCGAACTGCGCCTGCTGCTCGATGCCCTCGGCCACCACCGTGATGCCCAGCGCGTGGGCCATGGCGATGATCGCCGTGGTCAGCGCCAGATCGTCGGGATCACGCTGCATGTCGGCCACGAAACTCTTGTCGATCTTGACCCCGTCCACGGGCACCTGGCGGAGGTGGCTGAGGCCGGAGAAACCGGTGCCGAAATCATCCAGCCACACTTTCACGCCGGTGCGGTGCAGCTTGTCCAGCAGCTGCGCGGCGACCATTTCGTCACCTATCACTGCGGTCTCGGTCAGCTCCAGGTGCAGGCGCGACGCTGGCAGCGCGGATTCATGCAGGCATTGCGCGACCAGCGCCGGCAGCTCGCCGCCGCGCAGCTGTCGCGGCGATACATTGACCGACACGAACAGATCATCACCGGCCGCGCCGCGCGGCCACTGCGAGGCCTCCATGCAGGCCGCACGCAGCACCTTCGGGCCGATGATCTCGATCAGCCCGCTCTGCTCGGCCACTTCGATGAAGACCGACGGCGGGATCGTTCCCAGCGTCGGATGCTGCCAGCGCAGCAGCACTTCCACGCCGACCATGCGGCGGTCGCGCATGCGGAAGATCGGCTGGTAGGCCAGCCGCAGCTCGCCGCGCTCCCAGGCCCCGCGCAGCTCCTGTTCCATGTGCACGCGGCGCTCGACCGCATGGTCCATCGCCCGGCTGTAGTAGCGGTAGCAGTTCTTGCCGGCCATCTTCGCCTGGTACATCGCGATGTCGCCGTTCTTCAGCAGCGTGGTCGCATCGGCGGCATCGTCGGGGAACAGGGTCACGCCGATCGAGGTACCCAGGAACAGCTCCCTGCCCTGCACCACCAATGGCTTGCCCAGCTCGCGCACCAGCACTTCGGCCAGTAGCCGTGCGTTGGCAGCCACATCGCCGTCGCCGACCAGGATCACGAATTCGTCGCCGCCGAAGCGCGCCAGCAGGGTCTCGTCACCGCCCGCTTCCTTGACCGCGCGGCCGATGCGCTGTGCGAACTGCAGCAGCGCCTCATCGCCGGCTTCATGGCCGAGCGTGTCGTTGACCCGCTTGAAATCGTCGATGTCGGCGAACAGCAGGCCCAATCGATGGTTGGCGGCGCGTGCGGCCATCAACCGATGATCCAGCGCTTCGCGGAAGGCCAGCCGGTTGGTCAGCCCGGTCAATGCATCGGTGTAGGCCATGTGCCGCACTTCACGGTCGTGGCGGGCGATCGCATCGCGCATGCGGGCGAAGCCGCGCACCAGCTCACCCACTTCGTCGTCACGGGTGTTCTCGGTCAGCGGGGTCTGGTAGTCCCCCGCCTCGATGCGGCGCGCGGCCACGGCGAGATCGCGGATCGGCGCGACCAGCGTGCGCTGCACGTACAGGATCACCACCACGCCGATCACCACCAGCAAGCCCAGCATCAGCAGCAACCATCCCAGGTGCCGGCTGCCGACCAGCTGCAGGCGCTCGCCAAGGGTCGCATTGGCCGCCTGTTCGCGTTGTTGCACCTCGTCCAGCGCCATGCCCACGCGGACGCCGCCGATGCGCTGGTTGCCGACCCTGATCGGCATCGTGTTGTCCAGCACCTTCGGCGATTCCTGTACCAGCAACGCCTGCGCCGCCGCCGCCCTGGGCGCCAGCGGATCGGCCATCGGCTGGCCGAATCCGGAGACCTCGACCGAACCGTCGTGCACCAGCCGGCCGCGCTCGTCGAACACCAGTACATAGCGCACCACCGGCTGTCGGGCCGTACTGCGCACCAGTACGCCGACCTGGTCCAGGTCGCGGTAATACAGCGGGTTGGCCAGCGCATCGGACAACTCGCGCGCCATCGCCTCGCCGCGGCTGCGCACGCTGCGATCGAACAGTTCATGGATGACGCCACCGCTGAGGGTGCGCACCTCGCTCTGCATCGCCGCCTGGCGCCCCAGCAGCACTGCCAGGATCGCGACCACAACGAGCATTGCTCCGCCCATCGCCAGCAGGAACCGGGCCTGCATCCCCGAGCCGAGCCACTTCATTCCACTTCCATCCGCACGCGCGTCAATCCTTGTTTCAATTCATCCAACCGCTGCTGCGCATGCGCATCGACACGGTGGAAACCGGAAGTGCCAAAAAAACGATGCAACGCGCCCTGTGCCTGCGGGTCGCTGGCCGCCTGCAGCAGGACATCCTGCAGGCGATCACGCACCCGGGCATCGAGGTCGGCGCGGACCACCTCCACTGCTCGTGGATACGGCTCGGTGCGCAGCAGTTCGCGGAAATCACGCCGGAACGCGGCCGGCACCCGCCGCTCGTCGTTCCAGTCCACGCTGCTCACCGCCCCCACATCCACCATCCCCTTGTGCACGTACGTGGCGATGTTCAACTCGCTGCGCGCGAACACATATCCCACGCTGTCGCGTCCTGGCACGTCCCAGACCCCGGCCAGGATCTGCGGCGACAGGCCATGTTCCAGCAGGGTCATCACCGGCACCAGGTAGGCACTGGTGGAGGCGGTGTTCTGCAGCGCCAGGCGGTGGCCCCGCAGCTCCTGCATCCGCTGGATCGGGCTGTCGCGCCGCACGAAGAACACCGTCTGGTACTCACGCACCCCGTTGCGCTCGGTCAGCAGCAATGGCCGTGCGCCGCTGCGCTGGCCCAGCGCCACCGCCGTGCCGGAGGTTTCCGTGACCCAGTCGACCCGCCCCCGCCGCAGATAGCTGGCCATCTGCTGCGGATCGCGTGCCATCAGGATCCTCCCCTCCTTGATGCCAACGTCGTGCATGCGCGCCACTACATAGTCCAGCAACGGCTGCAGCTGCTCGTAATGGGCCTTGGGATCATCGCTGATCCGGCCCAGCACCAGCACTTGGTCCGGTGCTGCACGCACCGTTCCGGCGAGCAGGACCATGGCCAGGCTCAGCAGTCCCCCCTGCATTGCCTTTCGCAGACCCGACACAGATGTCATTCCCCCTGGGTATCCGGACAGACTACCCGAAAAAATGAGACCGTCGTCAGCTGTCCTTGTTGCCCGCCTGGGCCAGCCGCGCCATGCGCAGGGTGTCGGCGAGGATGCCGCGCAGCAGGCGCACTTCCTGCTCGCTCGGTTCGCTGCGCAGGAACAGGCGGCGCAGCTTGCGCA
This genomic interval from Stenotrophomonas sp. 57 contains the following:
- the efp gene encoding elongation factor P, with amino-acid sequence MASYGMNDVKNGMKILVNNQPAVIIDTEYVKPGKGQAFTRVKYRLIKDGRTQEVTMKSTDSLDAADVVDTDMNFMYSDGEYWHFMDPESFEQVQATKAGMGGAEKWLKGEESCVVTLWNGEPIFVQPPNFVELKITETDPGVRGDTSGGGGKPATLETGAVVRVPLFVNQDEVIRVDTRSGEYSARVK
- the epmB gene encoding EF-P beta-lysylation protein EpmB, with the protein product MITAGPLSMQLSAFPRPQSPGAPARWQQLWRQALRDPQALLVRLQLDPAALGVSEAAVAQFALRVPEGFVARMRKGDPADPLLRQVLPIDEEMRPAPGFSFDAVGDGAAKKATGVIQKYRGRALLVATGSCAINCRYCFRRHFDYGAENAAKGGWQEAVAAIAADPDIDELILSGGDPLSLATHKLAELTDALRAIPHIRRLRIHTRLPIVLPERVDEELLAWLGSLPWPLAIVVHANHANEFDASVDAAMARLRGTGVQLLNQAVLLRGVNDSVQALQDLSERSFAAGVLPYYLHQLDRVEGVAHFEVDDAQAKALVAGLTARLSGYLVPKLVRELPGDPSKRPL
- a CDS encoding EAL domain-containing protein — encoded protein: MKWLGSGMQARFLLAMGGAMLVVVAILAVLLGRQAAMQSEVRTLSGGVIHELFDRSVRSRGEAMARELSDALANPLYYRDLDQVGVLVRSTARQPVVRYVLVFDERGRLVHDGSVEVSGFGQPMADPLAPRAAAAQALLVQESPKVLDNTMPIRVGNQRIGGVRVGMALDEVQQREQAANATLGERLQLVGSRHLGWLLLMLGLLVVIGVVVILYVQRTLVAPIRDLAVAARRIEAGDYQTPLTENTRDDEVGELVRGFARMRDAIARHDREVRHMAYTDALTGLTNRLAFREALDHRLMAARAANHRLGLLFADIDDFKRVNDTLGHEAGDEALLQFAQRIGRAVKEAGGDETLLARFGGDEFVILVGDGDVAANARLLAEVLVRELGKPLVVQGRELFLGTSIGVTLFPDDAADATTLLKNGDIAMYQAKMAGKNCYRYYSRAMDHAVERRVHMEQELRGAWERGELRLAYQPIFRMRDRRMVGVEVLLRWQHPTLGTIPPSVFIEVAEQSGLIEIIGPKVLRAACMEASQWPRGAAGDDLFVSVNVSPRQLRGGELPALVAQCLHESALPASRLHLELTETAVIGDEMVAAQLLDKLHRTGVKVWLDDFGTGFSGLSHLRQVPVDGVKIDKSFVADMQRDPDDLALTTAIIAMAHALGITVVAEGIEQQAQFELLAQRGCDLGQGYWLSHPVTATEVVRMIESGL
- a CDS encoding phosphate/phosphite/phosphonate ABC transporter substrate-binding protein — translated: MTSVSGLRKAMQGGLLSLAMVLLAGTVRAAPDQVLVLGRISDDPKAHYEQLQPLLDYVVARMHDVGIKEGRILMARDPQQMASYLRRGRVDWVTETSGTAVALGQRSGARPLLLTERNGVREYQTVFFVRRDSPIQRMQELRGHRLALQNTASTSAYLVPVMTLLEHGLSPQILAGVWDVPGRDSVGYVFARSELNIATYVHKGMVDVGAVSSVDWNDERRVPAAFRRDFRELLRTEPYPRAVEVVRADLDARVRDRLQDVLLQAASDPQAQGALHRFFGTSGFHRVDAHAQQRLDELKQGLTRVRMEVE